The Larimichthys crocea isolate SSNF chromosome I, L_crocea_2.0, whole genome shotgun sequence genomic interval TTCTTTGATGATGAACAGTGGCTGTGAATACATCAGCCTTCGCTTCACATCTTCATTATGAGACGGATTAGTGCCTGACATCTTAAATCTGCGCCTCCAACGCTGTGCAACGCAGCcattttactgtttaaataaaactacagTTAAACGATCTTGCTGTGTGgagttaattttatttgtacatcACAAATCATTTCCCTCTGCGGCCTTtgctttgtctctgcagctttGATTCGGATAGGGAAAGCTCCCCAAAGatccattttaaaaaggaagagcAACAAAGGAGGAATCCCTCTTCCAGGGTggacaaacaaaatgtgaaattaacCTGGTTTCACTGGTGTtgatgcaaaaatataaaaaggaagCACCCATACACTGCGCCAACCTACAAAGAGGCATCTCTCTTCATGGTTTAGGTCTTCTCACAGTAAATGAAACTCAGCCCCCGTCCCTCAGgctgctgaataaaacattcaaagatGCTCGTTCACAAGTCAACGCATGTTGAATCACGCCCATGGCTCGATAGcttcctctgcacattttcagTCAGGTCACAGGAAAGCTGCGGTATCGGTTTTCTGGGAAGTTCAACAAGTGGACATGGACCACAACCCAACCGAGCCGGTTGGCTACACCAAGCTTTGACCTGGACACACGTTACAGTACTCAGATCAGAACACCAATGCATCCATcagtctttaaatgttttggctTCACCACCGCTGCAAACCTCACGTCCAACAAAATGATCAGGGCGACCATCATCTGTTCGACCCCCTTCATGACACATCACCAGGGCAGACATGCAACCAACTATCCTCCATGTAAAGAAGTACCATAACAAGTCTCTTggtgtataaaaatataaatatttattgtagatTCATAAAAAGCACCGCCAACgtaacatgttttcttttcctacGGGATGGTCAGAAATCATCAAGCATCATTATCCTATAAGAGTAACAGAACAAAGTAAAGTTTACACTCCCGTCAGAagtcaaacatcaaacacacaggaCTCTGCTGAAGCTTCACAGTACATGAGACAGGATTGTGGCTCCTTTCCCTCCAAAACTGGGGAGTTACTTCTGTTTTGGTTTGAGATCAGGTCCAGATATTTCCAAATGTTGTCCAATTACAGAGGCCATCTCTGCTGAATCGCGTTCACACTGTCAGATGTATTGTTTGCTTATCAAGAGCTCGTTAAGCGCTCTTGATAGTTACACATGAGAGCATTATTGAAATTTTACCAATTAATATAAAACCCCAGACCGACTTCTACAGCACAGACTGCAGGAATGTTGCCTTTTCTTTTGGGTATCGATCAACATTTAGTCCGCAGACTTGAAGACCTGAATATTTGCTCTCCAGGATGCCACAGGCTCGGACTGAAGCAACCAGAAGTGTGTTAGAAAATATTTTAGGCCATGGACTTGATATGCACCGCCAGAGCCTCTTCAACGCAACTTTCATGTGCACTTAAggtcaaatacaaacacaccgACCAGCCACTTCATTAAGTACACTTTGTATGAGAGCCAACACAACAACTGCCGCCATACAGTCTACTTTTACAAAgtttataatgtttcagttatTGCTGACACTGAAGCATTCATTTAACCAACAGATTGTAGTTGTGCAGCAGTGTTTAACTGGACTGCTTTTACATATGAGGGCTATAATATTAACGCCACTGTACAACAGCAGCACGCACTAAGACCTCATTAATAAACAGACGTTAAACCTTacagtcaacaaaaactgaaaaaatcaTAAGTAGagtttatggcagagttgtcTTGCTCACTTCGGATTGTTCAAGTGTACCGGACGGCGTTGATTCTTCTGACCTGTATGATCAGCCTGTTTACTTACATGATATTCTGCAACACCACTGGTTGTCTTCAAAAGCTTAAAGGCATTGTAATAAAGAGAAATGACTCTACACAGTTCAGTAACGGTCAGTTGATCTTGTTCTGTTTCCACTGGGTTGTATGGTGACATAATATACAGTTCGTTACGCAAAGTCCATCAATGTACACAAACATTGCCctttaaaaaaggtcaaactGAGGCGGAGCCATCTAGAGTGACTTCAGTGTATACTTCCTGATTAACTTGGCGGTAAAGACACATGTGACATCCCATCATTCCTGGTCTTCCAAGTCTGCAGACAAACGCTCATCAATACATCTGCGCATTAAGGTAGAACTGTTGATGCTGGTTTAAACGGTGAGGGGCGCccataaatatcaaaatatagtATATTTATCCTCACATATTTCAGGTCTTGATATTGGGGGGAAAGTGTAACCATCTTACGGCCATGAAATTCACATAATAtactgtttaaaaaacacaagacaaatattataatcaaatgtttattatattttgaagCCCACAGTGCCCAGAGTGCAAACTCCTCTCCTGGGTCGTCAGCACCTTAATAAATCCAAGGTCACAAGATTAAAAACTACAAGGCTTGTTTGGCTCCATCAGTAGTAAAAGTTGGTGCTCGTCATCGGTAAAAAGAGCCTGATAGTCGCACTGGGGCACTGTGTTAtcaaaagtcttttaaaaaccCACCAAAACCTTCAATAAAATCATCATATCAGACTCTTTGAAATGCATTTCAGACCACACTGGGGAATCCTTTGTGAAAACTGACTTCACCTGAGGGGGAGAAAGGCCACAACCACTCTCCGGTCCCCCCGTTGGCGTTGGAGAACCACACACACCCCGTCAGTGTTCAGGGTGATGTTAGCCAGGTTACCGTAGCAACCTGGAGGAgatgggagagaaagagagtgagaaacTGGACCGAGCAAAGCTTTTCAGGATGAGACACCAATTTACTCCATTATgtcatgttctgttttgttttttaaatagttcATTAAAAGACCGAATTAAGTgaacccccctccccaccacccgttttgtttttattttaagattagcTATATAAGACGCATTGAAGCTATGTTGTTGAAGAATAAACAATGGCACACTTGTGCACCATCTGATGAAGATATTCCATACAAGGTTGACCAACACAGAGTGAAGACAGGTTGATTTACATACCTAGTTTGCTGGATGTGGATATCCTAAAGAGATATTTCAGACTCCTATCACAATCGACCCCAGGTAATCAACAGGGTCCTGATGTAGCCTAAAAAAAACTGCTACGGCTATTTTGGCTGGGATAGCCTACTGGAATACGAGTAAGAACACCTAAATGTAGGAATAATCAAAGATAAATGTCCACATAATGATATGTATTCAAAAAGGAGAGaataagacataaaacataaggTTTTAAAAGACAAGGTCAAACCCTACAAAGCCTACATGCATTGGCTGTGGGTAGACTACAACCATAACCGTTTCACCCACCTGAGAGTAAGCCATGTAACTAAAGATCAACAAGATGAGGTCACTTATAAACCTGTGGATGAACTTGAGGAAGCCTGGTTAAGTAAGTAagataaataagtaaaataactAAGCTAAGTGGTATAacgttttatttaaaatgaacatacaTAAGCATACCAAGATGTTTTAACAGTAGGTTTTGTTCTCCAGACATGAAAGTATACAATATACATTAGATATTGCTACAGgtaatgaaaaatgaacaaatacttAGAAACTATTACTATGCGTACGAGAGTTTGAGTGTACAATGTTgggaaggaaacaaggaaactgGATCCTGCAGTATCACGTTCCGCTTTTGCTGAATGAGCcaagtaaaaatataattatacaaATTGaagttataatataataatatcaagACAGCTATGAAATCCAAAAAAAGaaccacaaaaaataaaacatgctttttCTGCCCATCCTCATACATTGAAAGTTCACACTAAAAATTTTTGTTTactccaggaaaaaaaaacaaaatctaaattgcttaaaatgcaaaataattattaataataataaaaaggggTAAATGTCAGCAAAAACAATCCTACATCGAAATTGGAACCGACTTGAacgcaaataaaaaataatctaaacGACAGCTAGACGCCTTTCAGGGCGCTGAGTACATAAAAAAggatcactgtgtttttatttcttcttattattttatgtcCTAGATCAACGGTAACAACCGCTGCTCATAGCAGGTTTCTGGGAAGTGACCTTCCTACCTGTTTCTGGGGGGTTTGAGGTCTTCATTATGATTAGGGGGGGTCTCTGTCCGTGTCTGCCGTTGTTTCGGATTAGgcaggagggggtgggggtcgCTTGGTTTCCATTGTGTAGTCTCTTTAGTAGCCGCCGCCGCCGTACCCGCCCCTCGGGTatccgccgccgccgcctcctcctctggtGTAGGGCGCAGCGCTCCTCTGGCCGCCGAAGGGAGCTCCCTTCATGGGGCCGTAACCAGACGAGTGCTGGCCGTACCCGCTGCCAAACTCATTGTAGCCGTTTCCACCTCCGTACCCGCTCCCCTGGTCTCCGTAGCCGCCACCCCCATACGGTCCGCCGTACCCTCCCCCGTAGCCGCCGCCGCCGCAGTTGTAGCCTCCGCCATTTCCGTAGTTGTAGTTTCCGCCGTAGTCCCTGCTGCCGTAGCCATTTTGATTCCCCCTCATGCCTCTGCCCGGTCTGCCCCTCGGCGCCATACCGGTCCTACCGGCCGCCTGCATCTCCTGCTTGGTGAGGGCTTTCTTCACCTCGACCTTGTGTCCGTTCACGGTGTGGAACTTCACCACGACCGCCTTGTCGGCCGCGTCGTGGTCGGTGAAGTAAACAAAGCCGAAGCCGCGCTTCTTCCCGGTCTCCTTCTCCGAGATGACTTCGGCCTTCTCGATCTGGCCGTACTGGCTGAAGTACTCGGTCAGGTGGTCCTCCTCGATGTCGTCCTTCAGCCCGCCGACGAATATCTTCTTCACCTTGGCGAGGGCCTCCGGTCTGTTCGCGTCCTCCCTCGCCACGGCGCGCTTCACCTCGACCGCGTTGCCGTCGACGGTGTGCGGCCTAGCCGCCATGGCCGCGTCGGCCTCCTCCGGCGCCGAGTAGGTGACGAAGCCGAAGCAGCGGGAGCGCTGCAGCTGCTTGTTCACCACCACGACGCAGTCGGTCAGGGTGCCGTACTGCTCGAAGTGCTTGCGCAGGCCATCGTCGTCGGTGTCCACGTTCAAACCGCCGACGAAGAGTTTACAAAGCTGGTCGGTCatgttggaggaaaaaaaaatggcgATGATCGTCTGCTGGGTCAATCACGAGATGGCGGCGAGGAGGAAGAAGGCAGCCGCCTTTATAGAGAGCGCGCCGTGACGTCACCCGGACCCCGGAGCCCGGGAACTCCTCTTCCGGTGccgtgttgtttcttttgtgttgaTGAACAGCTGCTGCTCGGTGGAAAAAACGCACAAAAGATCATTTAAAACACGACGAGCGTGATGAAATAATacagaaaacactttgaattAATATACATCTGTGTTTGGATTCACAATACAGCCGCGAAATGACTTTTTTCAGCGGTCACATGGTGTCAAAATGCGTCAAATTCATgtttcttacactatggtcactttacattacagtactgtttttatacatcatgccacttttcgtgtttgttgtgtaggttatagatgtttgtctgtttaatttctgtctgttttttttttgttgccttttctatttttttctaattctgtatgctacactttcctctgctgctgtaacaagtaaatttccctgtggtgggatgaataaaatatatctaatctaatctaatttaactcctctgcacatatttaaattctatgcaaatatttaattttgctACAAGTGTTTAATTTCTCCGTGCAGATCTATCTCAGGTTACTTTTAACATATGGATGCTGTTtttataggttaattctaatgtatgtttgcacgctgctactggatgcttgaatttccttcgggatcaataaagtatctatctatctatctatctatctatctatctatctatctatctatctatctatctatctatctatctatctatctggctGTACAAATgggatcaaataaaaaaacaaaaaattgtaTTCAGAATGTCAACTTTTGATAAAACAAGTTttactttgcactaaatcaacactgccaatttgctgtatatacttttgtacattatatcttatttactattgctatcttgatattttattatgtatagtttgttctttatatttttattcttatgttgtctatcatcactgtgtgtagcttgggataaataaagtctatctatctatctatctatctatctatctatctatctatctatctatctatctatctatctatctatctatgttaAGAAAATGCTTTAAGGCTACTTAAAGGGGATATATTGGGTTCATGTGTTTTAACCACCCAAATCAGGTAATTAAGCCGAGGATAGTCTAGTATATTAAACCAACTGGACATTCTCCTGATTTAATACAGTAGACTGTCCTTTTGTCTCAAGATCTCAAATTCATTGTGTTATCTCAGGAAGACAAAGTTTAGTTATCTTGAGATCGTGAGAAAATTATCCTGTTATCTCGgtttaacaacatttgttatttagaCTAgagaaatcaaattaaattgacTCATTGCGTGACTTGTGTGACTGCTTGGGGGCATCGAGCTGAGTCATGGGATCGTATATACAGTGAGCGATGGGTATTTATATCAGTGTGGTTAGTGTGCAAGAAGCTGAGAACCACACAGGGTATTAAACATAAGTAGATTAAACGTTTGTGGCTGTGAATAAAACGGcatcatcataataaaaaacatctgtcagtcaTCATTTGCTTTCTGGAATCCATTCTCATTCATCTAAACAATTAACTGATAAGTTATATGAATCAATGAATCATTCGCTGCGTTCAGCTTCTCAAAGTTTGAgggtttgctgcttttctgtgtttcactgtttagCACAgtagttttaacattttagggTTTGTGGTACTTTTGTCAAAGAAACCACAAAACAATTCCAAGATCaacacttttaaaacattttatagattaagcattgaaaaaataaaaccgaCTGGCCACTTCAAGGGTGATcaaatacaacaactctgccagaGAGTTATTAACTATTACGTTTATTACAGAGGTCTTAGTGGGTGCTGTGGCCATAATATTAGAGATGTACTCCAGTTTACTagttaaatcaaataaaaactgaaacattagaAGCTTCATAAAAGTTGAGTTGTATCAGATGACACTGGATCATCAAGTGTACCCGGCCGGTCAGTGTATGTTAAGATTACACAGGAACGCCTGGCTAGTGGTGCCTTCATTGTCCTTGGAGCAAAATTGAATTTGTCGCTtgataaaatcacaaaataatagttttgttttacagattttagGTTTTGAAAACAGCAAAGCACCACAGAGCAGATTTTACTTCCAAATCTAGTCTAGCCTTTGCTTTGTTTATCTTGCTCCTCGATTTCCATGAAATGCTCGTTACAGATACAACACTCCAGTGTATTACCATCTGTAAGCACTGCTCATCACAAAGCGACGCCCACACTGAACGCACACCTCTTCCAACCATGGAAATGTAGTTTCAGGTGAAAGACGCGACACTCTGTCGCATTTCCACGTCAACAGAAGTGCAGTGCGTCGTTAACTTCGTCACACCTACCAGAGAGAGTTTATggtaatgttgattttttttttagagccaGCAGAACAAACcagacatttcaaataaataaacaccgATATCAAATTTCCACTGAAATCTTTATGAGGCTCATCAAACAATCCCTTTATCTAAAATctaccaacacaaacacagaggacagtCTGTGTCTTTACAGATACAGTTCCAGATCATTTATGAACACAAATGAGGCAACTTGTGGTTCGTCAATGAACAacaaatggaagaaaaagaTTGACTGATCAGGTTTAatagaaaactgcatttttggATTGCTCAGTCCGGGTGTTCAGGGTTAaatctttactgttttttttgtgtaatcaTTTGTCAGTGAAGTCAGCTTTCCAGATTTGTGCATCTTGCTCTGATCGCAGTGAGAGCAGACAGTCGTGGTCAAGGTTTGGTCCTTATGGAAGCCCTAAGCGGTCACAcaacttcatttcatttcaagttaTTTAGGTAATTaccttgaaataacaaatgttatacCGAGATAACGGGATaattttctcgagatctcacaataacaaaacattgttCTCTCTGAGATGATGCTGTAATTAATCGGTAGTCTAGCATATTAAATCCACAGaatctcctgctcctctgacactgctgcactgaatgatgtttcctgcaatgatttaatatagAAGACTGTCCTTTTGTCTTGAGATCTCAAATTGTCGTTATCTCTGGAAAGCAAAGTTTCATTATCTTGAGATCGTAAGAAAATTATCCTATTtacaacaaattaaattaaatcgtTACCACGAGagaacagaggaaataaaatgaagaacGTATGACTGCCTGGGGCTTCCGTAGCTCCTGACTCTtaatgtactttttaaaaagagactggcgtgtgtgtgtgtggacttaaACGTTTCATTGCTGTGCTTTTATGCTACGTTAAAACCACTGCGGTGCTGGAAGCAGCTTTTACAAGACTGAGAAAAAGGTCAGCACTTTCTCAAAAATTGAGAAATGAAAACTATTTCGCAAATGTTAAAACGAACTGAAATCACCCAGGAATTAATCTTTTAGACACATAAATGTAAGTTCACTTAAGTGTAATCTCTATTAGCtgagcaaaagaagaagagaactgaaAATGGcaaatctcacacacaaaaaaggaagacaaatcgtttaatattaataattaaaaaagaaaagaaaaaaacatctttgtgcGCAGTTGTCATTATGGTAGTAAGTACACCATAATTCACGACCAAGTTCTTGAAACTTCTTCCTCAGAAATGAGAAGTTGTACTGAATCGTCAGTAAACGAGGGGACACGGGGGAAACAAAGGATTCGTTCAGTTCACACAGCAATCTTGGTAGAAGGTTAATCTTCGTTGTTGTTACTtatccccccccaaaaaaaccctgAATTTATACATGAGGACGATCAATTGCTACCTATTATTTACACTTGAAAAGAAGCCTGCTGTGGCCCAAATCAGACTCCAGTTTCACAGTCAGAGGGGGgatgaaatgcaaaaaaaggtCGACAGCTTGAAGGAGGAATTTAACATCCATCCCCCCTCCAGCAACCCACCAAAAAAACACGGCGAGAAGACAAAAGgagtcagcagcagcatgcatCACAGAACCAGATGCTACCACGTGACCGCGTTTGtttctggatttaaaaaaaaggttaaaatttCACGTGTTAATCTGGTTAATGGAGCGAGTTAACACAGTACCGCCACGTGTTATTTAAGTAACAAAGGAACACCACTACTAAAAGGAAAAAGTAACCTCAACAAGTTTTTATTCGTAGTAGTAAAATCAAATCTACCTAGCAGTTTGTTTCACCCCTCCCGGTCCTTTTCTGTAGTCTCTAATCGGGAGTGAGGGTCTGTAAAATAATGACAATGTTGATAGTCCATGTGCTTGAATGGATCAACTTCTTGTTTTCTAGCCACATCTAAGAGAGTCTGAAAGGAGAGGGTCCAGTTTCTGTGTGATAAAATGTGAGGG includes:
- the LOC109136897 gene encoding heterogeneous nuclear ribonucleoprotein A0, whose translation is MTDQLCKLFVGGLNVDTDDDGLRKHFEQYGTLTDCVVVVNKQLQRSRCFGFVTYSAPEEADAAMAARPHTVDGNAVEVKRAVAREDANRPEALAKVKKIFVGGLKDDIEEDHLTEYFSQYGQIEKAEVISEKETGKKRGFGFVYFTDHDAADKAVVVKFHTVNGHKVEVKKALTKQEMQAAGRTGMAPRGRPGRGMRGNQNGYGSRDYGGNYNYGNGGGYNCGGGGYGGGYGGPYGGGGYGDQGSGYGGGNGYNEFGSGYGQHSSGYGPMKGAPFGGQRSAAPYTRGGGGGGGYPRGGYGGGGY